A part of Ziziphus jujuba cultivar Dongzao chromosome 8, ASM3175591v1 genomic DNA contains:
- the LOC107414073 gene encoding mavicyanin, protein MEKMLNLVYAFVLLGFVTTCTATTYLVGDTSGWDISTNLATWAQDKTFNVGDVLLFQYSSSHSVSEVKKEAFDKCETTNVLKTYSGGNSTITLTKPGERYFVCGNKLHCLGGMKLQVNVENNQDYAPAGQPESSSGSDEQGQGASNINPKPSSRTNFPTSNSAFKSVKSEVFVFASLGLMASMLLSLKI, encoded by the exons ATGGAAAAGATGCTTAATCTTGTTTATGCTTTTGTTTTGCTCGGCTTTGTCACAACATGCACAGCTACAACATACCTGGTGGGGGATACTTCTGGCTGGGACATCAGCACCAATCTTGCTACATGGGCACAGGACAAGACTTTTAACGTTGGTGATGTTCTAC TGTTTCAATACTCATCGTCTCACAGTGTAAGCGAAGTGAAAAAAGAAGCTTTCGACAAATGCGAAAcaacaaatgttttaaaaacatATTCAGGTGGAAACTCAACAATCACTTTGACAAAACCAGGTGAAAGGTACTTTGTATGTGGTAACAAGTTGCATTGCTTAGGAGGTATGAAGCTTCAGGTCAATGTGGAGAACAATCAGGATTATGCACCCGCCGGTCAACCTGAATCTTCCAGCGGTTCCGACGAGCAAGGCCAAGGAGCTTCAAATATTAATCCAAAACCTTCATCTAGGACCAACTTTCCCACCTCAAATTCTGCCTTCAAGTCTGTTAAATCTGAAGTCTTTGTATTTGCTTCTCTAGGTCTTATGGCTTCCATGTTATTGTCTCTGAAAATTTAG
- the LOC107414074 gene encoding peptide methionine sulfoxide reductase A1, producing the protein MLKSLAFTTTTVTTTTTSPLLLISSKPTSSCFLFKPLLSLSNFCTKPISSFPQTHRPISFYRAPMNLLNKLGFGSPRSPNADSSSIAQSPDDDVPAPGQQFAQFGAGCFWGVELAFQRVPGVTKTEVGYTQGFLHNPTYEDVCSGTSNHSEVVRVQYDPKECSYETLLDAFWARHDPTTLNRQGNDVGTQYRSGIYFYTPEQEKAAKESMERQQKLLNRKIVTEILPAKKFYRAEEYHQQYLEKGGRFGFKQSSQKGCNDPIRCYG; encoded by the exons ATGCTAAAGAGTTTGGccttcaccaccaccaccgttaccaccaccaccacctctcCTCTGCTTCTCATCTCCTCCAAACCCACTTCTTCTTGCTTTCTCTTTAAACCcctcctttctctctctaacttCTGCACAAAACCCATATCTTCTTTCCCTCAAACCCACAGACCCATCTCCTTCTACAGAGCCCCCATGAACTTGCTCAACAAGCTCGGTTTCGGCAGCCCCAGGTCCCCAAACGCCGATTCCTCTTCGATTGCTCAGAGCCCGGACGATGATGTTCCTGCTCCCGGTCAGCAATTCGCGCAGTTCGGTGCCGGATGCTTTTGGGGGGTTGAGCTGGCCTTTCAGCGGGTACCTGGTGTGACCAAGACCGAGGTTGGATACACCCAGGGTTTTCTGCATAATCCCACCTATGAGGATGTTTGTTCAGGCACGTCGAATCATTCGGAGGTCGTGAGGGTTCAGTACGATCCTAAGGAGTGTAGTTATGAGACTCTGCTTGATGCTTTTTGGGCAAGGCACGACCCCACCACGCTTAATCGCCAG GGAAATGATGTGGGAACGCAATACAGATCCGGAATATACTTCTACACTCCTGAACAAGAGAAGGCAGCTAAAGAATCGATGGAACGACAGCAGAAACTATTGAACAGAAAAATCGTCACTGAAATTTTGCCTGCAAAGAAGTTCTACCGTGCTGAGGAATACCACCAACAGTACCTTGAGAAAGGGGGTCGTTTTGGTTTCAAGCAGTCTTCTCAGAAAGGATGCAATGATCCAATCCGATGCTATGGCTAG
- the LOC107414053 gene encoding flavanone 3-dioxygenase 3: MAEESNSSAFSMGKSAQEKGLPYVPECYKIPASQRPSLSPMTAEDIPVVDLAGLKQGPIERATVIERMGNACRLLGFFQIVNHGICQSVLDDALSMAFEFFKLPESEKMKYMSNDVHKPVRYCSSLKDGVDKIQYWRVFLKHYSHPLRHWIDAWPDNPSDYREKMGRYSTEVRKLGLELFEAITESLGLGPTYLSKKMEVGMQVMAVNCYPPCPSPDMALGLPPHSDYSCFTILLQSSHGLQIVDAQDGRWRSVPVLHGALQVHVGDHIEVLSNGLYKSVVHRAVLSGERTRISIASLHSLGLDEKMETAKQLVDEENPKRYKESSFKDFLNFLSANDVSEGKNFIDTLKIGN; encoded by the exons atGGCGGAGGAAAGCAATTCAAGTGCATTTTCAATGGGAAAGAGTGCCCAAGAGAAGGGTTTGCCATATGTTCCTGAATGTTATAAGATTCCGGCTTCGCAGCGTCCAAGTTTATCTCCAATGACCGCCGAAGATATTCCGGTTGTCGATTTGGCTGGTCTCAAACAAGGACCTATAGAGCGAGCAACCGTCATTGAAAGGATGGGAAATGCTTGTCGCCTTCTCGGATTCTTTCAA ATTGTGAACCATGGAATATGCCAGTCGGTGCTAGATGATGCACTTTCTATGGCatttgaatttttcaaattgCCGGAGTCGGAGAAGATGAAGTACATGTCTAATGATGTTCACAAGCCGGTACGATACTGTTCAAGCTTAAAGGATGGAGTTGATAAGATTCAATATTGGAGGGTTTTCCTTAAACATTATTCTCATCCATTGAGACATTGGATTGATGCTTGGCCTGATAACCCTTCTGATTATAG ggaGAAGATGGGAAGGTATAGTACTGAAGTGAGGAAACTAGGGTTGGAATTATTTGAAGCCATCACCGAGAGCCTGGGGCTTGGTCCAACCTACCTGAGCAAAAAAATGGAAGTTGGAATGCAAGTCATGGCGGTGAATTGCTATCCCCCATGTCCGAGCCCGGACATGGCTCTTGGGTTGCCTCCACATTCGGACTACAGCTGCTTCACCATTCTTCTTCAGAGCTCGCATGGACTCCAAATCGTGGACGCACAAGATGGACGATGGAGATCGGTTCCTGTTCTTCATGGTGCACTGCAAGTCCATGTGGGTGATCATATTGAAGTGCTGAGCAACGGGTTGTACAAGAGTGTTGTGCACCGGGCAGTGTTGAGTGGTGAAAGGACGAGAATATCCATAGCTAGTCTTCATAGTTTGGGATTGGATGAGAAAATGGAGACCGCTAAACAACTTGTGGATGAAGAAAATCCTAAAAGGTACAAAGAGAGCAGCTTCAAAGATTTTCTGAATTTTCTCTCGGCAAATGATGTGTCAGAAGGAAAGAACTTCATCGACACTCTCAAGATTGGAAACTAA